AGGCAAGAAATCTGCAATCTTTCTCAGGAGCAATAGATTtacaatttttttctttttgattctGATGTTctctttacatttcttttttttttttttttacaggatttCATATTTGTCAACAACAAAGGAGGTTTCTGAAGAGAATTTAACGGGGCCGTCACCGTCGATGTACGTCACCTTGGAAACCTGTGGAAGAGAGAGCAGGTTGGTCACCAGGAACATCTGCATGACTGTTCAGGTGGTCGTCACTAGAAGGCGGAGTTACGTTCAGAAaaccccgtcgctaaacgacACTCCCCGTTGACCGACGTTTTGTGtccccccgcctctcctctcatctcatctcatcagtGGTATCGAACATCACTAGTAGAGTAATACGCCACACTCCAAAAAGGTTAATGTGTCTGGAGTGCGCCATCTGTTGGGGAAACACGGGCATTACAGGGAATTTAAATTAATGATAGAACATgaacaagttcggcgggccggattaagaGACAGacgggccatatatggcccgcgggccgtagtttgccatGCTTGGGATATATCCTTGTTTTGAAGCAGCTTCACAAAGAGCTACACCTTTTCTCGTCCTGATGTTGCTTGCGGTCGCCATCTTGAATACTGAAATAACTTCCTCAAATAGCCTCAAGCAAGTTTACgaaaaaaacacagattcaAAATATTTGGTCGACACGTGACCGTCCGTTGATTATTAGCCGAACTCAGTTCAGAATAATCCGTCATTGCCAATGGCGTGATAGAAAATCGGCCTGTCCGTCTGTCTTGATGCGTGAGAAAAAATTATCTGGGTGAAAAAGAAAGTAATTTGGGGAAGCAAAAAGCTTATTATATCTTTCAGATGCACATTTATGGtattttaggttgaaagtcGTACGAAATACACAATAGGCGTATTTCTGGTAGTCGTGGAAGCCACCTTTCAGGTCGTGGCTCAGGTAACTCACACCGCAGCACTTAAAGCCAACTTCAACCACCTCAGTGGAGAAGAAACCCCAGCGTTGGTCAGTTCCTGTCCGTCTCGCGTCTTTCCCCACCCCACTGAGACGGCGTAGAGGCCAATAAATCCCGAGTAAAGGCCAGAGGAATCACAGTTTTCCATCAAAAACACACTCATTCCAGATATTCTGctttccccccccacccacccacccacccacccccacccacctggATGTCACAGTAGTTGCGCTTGGACACAAAGGAGACACTGATGGGAAAGAAATCATTGGGTTGTCCAGCAACGCTGAACTCCAGGCTGCCAGTCTTGTTGTTGGCATCGATGACGGGGAGGCACCATTCCAGGATGTTCCGCCTGCTGTCATGTTTGTACTCCCCATCCAGGTCACCAATCACAGGAGCTCCCACACCAGACCTGCAGAGGATTCACGGAGTAACACAAGTTACTTTCACGGGACAAGAATCAGCGTACATGCAAACACAGTAATACCTTGGACATACGAGTAGAAATCGTTCCTGGGCCGAGATCGTAACTCAAGTCGACCGTATGTCAAAtaccacacatacacacgcaaagtgatataataaattatatacagCATTACTGGAATATAAAACGGGGTTTCATGTTGAGTTTtacctttgagacagacgatagcgctaacagcggaggagagagagagagagagagagagatggccgGAACgtaacactttatgcagtacttgtaccttacaggtactacatgaacttagacatagtagttctgcctctggaatgctttgtgttcttgacagcctccttctggttgaggattgtacacatctTCGATGTACTCAGCTCGTAccggcgtgtcccatcacttacggacgccacgataatttcatgcttcatctccatcgtcatcatcgtgcGTTTTTCTCCtcaccgctcgctttctttggacccttCACTTCTAAAGACTACTCAAGATACATCCAGAATCGCTGAACGAGTGGAGCGCGcgcgcatctcaaagcaaaacgCTGCTCGCAGGCCGGCTCGTATCTCTGAACACTCGtacgtcgaggtattactgcacaCAGCAAAGACAGCGCTCCGGTGCTTACGGTACAGGGATGGTGATCGCCACGTCGTTCAGCTCCaggttctcctcctgcagctcataCTCGATGTTGACATCGCAGCCACTGCCACTCTCTGAAGGCCAGCAGTTTACTGTGGGACGAGCAGCTCTTGAGCAGCGCGAAGGAAACTTTAAACCGGCCCAGTCCCAGTGCACAACTTACTAGTGAGTGGGATGAGGGCTTCGTCTGTGGTCTGTAGTCTCCACTTGAGCACGCCGACATCGTTGTTGAGAGGAAACGACTTCTCTGGGTTCTTCAGGGCAATCACAGACTCGGCTGTGAACAGCTTCTTGTCCACATTGGGATGCGTCTGTGGGCGGGTCCGGTGTTAGTGCCCAACGGGCCAGCCATTCTCAACTCCAGAGGGCCCGTCTAGCGGTTCAATGAAGCAGTtcggatgttctccccgtgtccgcatgggggttctccgggttcctcccacgcCCAATTAAGCTGAAATGGCTGCTCCAAATCGCCCGTAGTGTGCGAGTGTGTACTGTCTCTGTGCGTGGGTCACATCCCAGCCTGCTGTGGGCGTGAGGGAGGCCACATCGCaggaccacacagagacagacaaccactcacacacacactcacacacacacacacacacatttgtgacCAATTCTcctaaattgcgtgtttttggaggtgggaggaaaccagagagaacccacgaggacacggggagaTCACAAACGCTGCACAGATAGGACTAGAAGCCCGCACCTCGTTGCTGTGTGGTgccagcgctaaccactccgccaccgtgctgcctaaGCCAAAGATTGTTGACTTAAC
The genomic region above belongs to Brachionichthys hirsutus isolate HB-005 unplaced genomic scaffold, CSIRO-AGI_Bhir_v1 contig_1010, whole genome shotgun sequence and contains:
- the LOC137916695 gene encoding coatomer subunit delta-like; this translates as VHLRVEEKISLTCGRDGGLQNMEVLGMVTLRVIDDKNGRIRLILNNNDNKGLQLQTHPNVDKKLFTAESVIALKNPEKSFPLNNDVGVLKWRLQTTDEALIPLTINCWPSESGSGCDVNIEYELQEENLELNDVAITIPVPSGVGAPVIGDLDGEYKHDSRRNILEWCLPVIDANNKTGSLEFSVAGQPNDFFPISVSFVSKRNYCDIQVSKVTYIDGDGPVKFSSETSFVVDKYEIL